The following proteins come from a genomic window of Carassius carassius chromosome 10, fCarCar2.1, whole genome shotgun sequence:
- the plppr2b gene encoding phospholipid phosphatase-related protein type 5, whose amino-acid sequence MYRIESNYCGSPLSAVLCQLCAPEKSHSHICLLQILLGELASFLTKPEATQEKTIVTADCCYFNPLLRRIVRFLGVYSFGLFTTTIFANAGQVVTGNQTPHFLSTCRPNFTALGCHSALQYITERRACTGNPYLITSARKSFPSKDAALSMYSAVYTVMYITLVWKTKGTRLTKPTLCLTFLSLAVLVGIVRVAEYRNHWSDVLAGYLTGGAIAAFLVTCVINNFKQTQSQLPPLPPPVHPPRPEPSLNVPMVAMHCVESPLENRFQGFCTQASHDHQPYLAPAPPDVLIHSRRYISSAV is encoded by the exons ATGTATAGGATTGAAA GCAATTATTGTGGTTCCCCCCTAAGCGCTGTTCTCTGTCAGCTATGTGCACCTGAGAAATCTCATTCCCACATCTGTCTGCTCCAGATTCTGCTGGGGGAGCTCGCATCCTTCTTAACTAAACCTGAGGCTACGCAGGAGAAGACAATTGTTACGGCTGACTGCTGCTATTTCAACCCACTGCTGAGACGCATAGTCCGCTTCCTTG GTGTGTATTCCTTTGGCCTTTTTACCACCACCATCTTTGCCAATGCAGGGCAGGTAGTGACAGGAAACCAGACACCTCATTTCTTGTCTACTTGCCGCCCGAACTTCACAGCACTGGGCTGCCATTCAGCGCTGCAGTACATCACGGAGCGGCGAGCGTGCACCGGGAACCCTTACCTCATCACCTCCGCCCGCAAATCATTCCCCTCCAAGGACGCGGCGCTGAGTATGTACTCAGCTGTCTATACAGTG ATGTATATAACTCTGGTATGGAAGACTAAAGGCACAAGGCTGACCAAACCCACTCTCTGTCTGACTTTCCTCTCATTGGCTGTTCTGGTGGGCATCGTGCGTGTAGCTGAGTACCGTAACCACTGGTCTGATGTTCTAGCTGGATATCTCACTGGAGGAGCCATCGCCGCTTTCCTG GTCACATGTGTGATCAATAACTTCAAGCAGACCCAGTCTCAGCTGCCACCCTTACCGCCCCCTGTGCACCCTCCACGCCCGGAGCCCTCGCTCAACGTGCCCATGGTGGCCATGCACTGTGTAGAGAGTCCACTCGAAAA CAGGTTCCAGGGGTTTTGTACACAGGCATCACATGACCATCAGCCATACCTGGCCCCCGCCCCTCCCGATGTCCTCATCCACTCACGTCGCTACATCTCCAGTGCAGTCTAG